The following proteins are encoded in a genomic region of Methylobacterium tardum:
- a CDS encoding glycosyltransferase, giving the protein MARALLAHLPKRVQLRVAILHHWRSLIQDFPEVSFEVVDDDSNASLRRLLSWCTCYVDPLNGLRPTLIDPEIAVIGFVLDLQHLRMPWLYTEEQMAGRLAEYGYAIDRSDWLVAISRYERDNLAEFYGVDRVSVVHLAGFMAEDSGLDAEAVRARRDRVGDSAPYLIYPAVPWPHKNHDILIQAIAILKQRGMNVPLALTNTSGHAAEKERLGRVAAAFKVGDLVDLHGFLDEATLLDLVISSRGMVFPSLYEGFGIPLVDAMALGVPVLANPAAAVPEICGTAVTYMRNASNALALADDIAAFWTGTEMRTDLMYRGFERARDFSSEQMVAHLADAIDAAVAAKATSALPPPSRFTPPRFNELAVFVSYGRLTETDRAQLRAAGDIRAWHARAFGVDTDVTVGVDFALVNDPDLSAFFGAAPKLILFDAGDLASLDAAVADFAIRYDHADFQLVTSYRGGLSAYSATKVRGVLAALRLFAQADCAEPDPRLQDCQLEPKPSEKEGVIAYQRRRSAGLAVRDVLLRRASSQGLRNGTVAFLSDYCTRYARLRVPIVRPQSDAPREG; this is encoded by the coding sequence TTGGCGCGGGCTCTCCTGGCCCACCTCCCAAAGCGCGTGCAGTTGCGGGTGGCGATCCTTCACCATTGGCGCAGCTTAATCCAGGATTTCCCGGAGGTCAGCTTCGAGGTCGTGGACGACGACAGCAACGCGAGTCTGCGGCGGCTCCTGTCCTGGTGCACGTGTTACGTCGATCCGCTGAACGGGCTCAGGCCGACGCTCATCGATCCGGAGATCGCCGTTATCGGCTTCGTCCTCGATCTTCAGCACCTGCGCATGCCATGGCTCTACACCGAGGAGCAGATGGCCGGGCGGCTGGCCGAGTACGGCTACGCTATCGACCGGTCGGATTGGCTTGTCGCGATCTCCCGCTATGAGCGTGACAATCTTGCAGAATTCTACGGTGTCGATCGCGTCTCTGTCGTCCACCTCGCCGGCTTCATGGCCGAGGACAGCGGCCTCGACGCCGAAGCCGTGCGCGCGCGACGCGACCGGGTCGGCGATTCGGCGCCATATCTCATCTATCCCGCCGTGCCCTGGCCGCATAAGAATCACGACATATTAATCCAGGCGATCGCTATCCTGAAGCAGCGCGGCATGAACGTGCCGCTGGCGCTGACGAATACGTCGGGCCACGCCGCCGAGAAGGAGCGGCTGGGCCGTGTCGCGGCGGCCTTCAAGGTCGGCGATCTCGTGGATCTACACGGGTTCCTAGATGAGGCGACGCTCCTCGATCTCGTGATCTCCAGCCGCGGCATGGTGTTCCCGAGCCTGTACGAGGGCTTCGGCATTCCACTGGTCGACGCCATGGCGCTGGGTGTGCCTGTCCTGGCCAATCCGGCCGCAGCGGTGCCGGAGATCTGCGGCACGGCGGTCACCTACATGCGCAATGCGTCCAACGCCCTGGCGCTAGCTGACGACATCGCGGCCTTCTGGACCGGAACCGAGATGCGCACGGATCTGATGTACCGGGGTTTCGAACGGGCGCGGGACTTCTCCTCCGAGCAGATGGTCGCGCACCTCGCCGACGCCATCGACGCGGCCGTCGCCGCCAAGGCGACCTCGGCCCTTCCGCCCCCGAGCCGGTTCACTCCACCCCGTTTTAACGAATTGGCCGTTTTCGTGTCGTACGGAAGGCTGACGGAGACGGATCGCGCGCAGCTGCGCGCGGCGGGGGACATCCGGGCTTGGCACGCGCGGGCCTTCGGCGTGGACACCGACGTGACCGTCGGCGTCGACTTCGCCCTGGTGAACGACCCGGACCTGTCGGCTTTCTTCGGTGCCGCCCCCAAGCTCATCCTGTTCGACGCCGGCGATCTGGCCTCCCTGGACGCCGCCGTGGCGGATTTCGCGATCCGCTACGACCATGCGGACTTCCAACTGGTCACCTCCTATCGCGGCGGGCTCAGCGCCTACAGCGCCACCAAAGTTCGGGGCGTGTTGGCTGCGCTGCGTCTCTTCGCGCAGGCGGATTGCGCCGAGCCGGATCCACGTTTGCAGGATTGCCAGCTCGAGCCCAAGCCAAGCGAAAAGGAGGGCGTGATCGCTTATCAGCGGCGACGGAGTGCCGGCTTGGCTGTCCGCGACGTCCTGCTCCGCCGCGCCTCTTCGCAGGGGCTGCGGAACGGGACGGTGGCGTTCCTGTCGGATTATTGTACACGCTACGCACGCCTACGCGTGCCGATCGTGCGGCCGCAAAGCGATGCCCCGCGGGAGGGGTGA
- a CDS encoding glycosyltransferase: MAGLRETDGGRQSAGPASHEELVDSDWYLATNGDVAEAGLDPADHYVRYGRAEGRFPNPAAAARHAREAGLVQMTRVDPVWYRTAYPDVAAAGVDPAEHYALSGHTEGRHPNAAAAARYAREAGRELMAQVDPAWYLAAYPDVAAAGVDPAEHYALSGHTEGRHPNAAAAARYAREAGRELMAQVDPAWYLAAYPDVAAAGVDPAEHYALSGHTEGRHPNAEAATKQARRSEVDLDWYVARYPDVSNSGLDPAEHYAVRGHAEGRLPNSAHLPVEAWAPAEEQAPTATPLAQYPLVAVVTPVRNRRAWSVDFARMLDGQDYPLFRFYAVDSNSTDGTPQALRDLDVAGCTVLSAPDSAFWTAATNIGVARALADGCDYILTINDDAIIPADFLTAIVGAAERAGARIVGSVIAFANQPGRLWGVGAYNDWNSGSFVQLTMAGTEDEVLAQAPRSSSGLIAADYLCGNGTLIHRSVFEDIGLYDVRHLPHYHADSEFTMRAERAGIERWIAPDARLFNRFTVDGDGIFAPRNQRLFSFRSANYARPLVYIIDTYCPGALKARALVRYFVKYVKDPSDRMWSRLLRIVRLIDTPAADRRVIRGDFFPPSDADLRAAEDLEILLSLSEPAFLALLYPILLRRLEFVAEHARQTEALRSGGDRRNIIREILARPEARYARHVRTAFLSAYLDGEEEPAAALSPGQRRLLVASIGTGRLPSRAEARALSQGTAGLDQDVPGAEALTVYMNVDVLCMAVTDPKAATGVHRYVHNVMQELARDARIDLRLFHAPQLEDSAAALRAGNFAQTTFAKPGLRPRSGVAFYPYFPFAGVDPRFEGLPQVFTVHDLFPLTNPNWFSKVAVSKFNAQLRYLADADHVLCVSAATEEALRATFPTLPATSSVAHHGVAQPSGSGRTAGSAHPVTADGAPYFICVGTIEPRKNLRTVIAAMRHLRAASVQDLRMVVVGQAGWSVTAEGLTDLAGADADRITFLGRVPDEQLWDLYAGAVCTVFPSLAEGFGLPIVESFACGTPVVTSDGSSMAEIARSGAILVDPTDPAAIAAAVERLATDATLRAALAREAELRSRQFSWEACAARHVEAFMRVAGLNTTLVPEKNLLTFGRGAAAAAARSEGILVQ; the protein is encoded by the coding sequence ATGGCTGGATTGCGTGAGACAGACGGTGGGCGGCAGTCCGCAGGACCAGCCTCCCACGAAGAGCTCGTCGATTCCGATTGGTACCTCGCCACGAACGGCGACGTCGCGGAGGCCGGCTTGGATCCGGCGGATCATTACGTCCGCTACGGGCGGGCGGAGGGCCGCTTTCCCAATCCCGCCGCCGCGGCGCGCCACGCCCGTGAGGCCGGCCTAGTGCAGATGACCCGGGTCGACCCGGTTTGGTACCGCACCGCCTATCCCGACGTTGCGGCAGCGGGCGTCGACCCGGCCGAGCACTACGCCCTGTCTGGTCATACCGAGGGCCGCCATCCCAACGCCGCGGCGGCGGCACGTTATGCCCGCGAGGCCGGGCGGGAGCTGATGGCCCAGGTCGACCCGGCCTGGTACCTCGCCGCCTATCCCGACGTTGCGGCAGCGGGCGTCGACCCGGCCGAGCACTACGCCCTGTCTGGTCATACCGAGGGCCGCCATCCCAACGCCGCGGCGGCGGCACGTTATGCCCGCGAGGCCGGGCGGGAGCTGATGGCCCAGGTCGACCCGGCCTGGTACCTCGCCGCCTATCCCGACGTTGCGGCAGCGGGCGTCGACCCGGCCGAGCACTACGCCCTGTCTGGTCATACCGAGGGCCGCCATCCCAACGCCGAGGCGGCCACCAAGCAGGCGCGGCGGTCCGAGGTCGACCTAGACTGGTATGTGGCGCGCTACCCCGACGTCTCGAACTCGGGCCTCGACCCAGCCGAGCATTACGCCGTCCGCGGTCACGCCGAGGGACGCCTCCCCAACTCCGCGCACCTTCCGGTCGAGGCCTGGGCGCCGGCCGAGGAGCAAGCACCGACGGCGACGCCGCTAGCGCAATACCCACTCGTGGCCGTCGTGACTCCAGTGCGCAACCGGCGCGCTTGGTCGGTGGATTTCGCCCGCATGCTCGACGGGCAGGATTATCCGCTCTTCCGGTTCTACGCAGTAGATTCCAACTCCACCGACGGGACGCCTCAGGCCCTCCGAGACCTCGACGTAGCCGGATGCACGGTCCTCTCGGCACCCGACTCGGCCTTCTGGACCGCCGCAACCAATATCGGCGTCGCCCGTGCCCTGGCGGACGGCTGCGACTACATCCTGACGATCAACGACGACGCCATTATCCCGGCCGACTTCCTGACGGCCATCGTCGGTGCTGCGGAACGCGCCGGCGCGCGCATCGTGGGTAGCGTGATCGCGTTCGCAAACCAGCCGGGCCGCCTCTGGGGCGTGGGGGCCTATAACGACTGGAACTCCGGCTCCTTCGTGCAGCTCACCATGGCCGGCACCGAAGACGAGGTCCTGGCGCAAGCTCCCCGCTCGTCCAGCGGCCTGATTGCGGCCGACTACCTGTGCGGCAACGGCACGCTGATCCACCGCTCAGTCTTCGAGGATATCGGGCTCTACGACGTCCGGCACCTGCCGCATTATCACGCCGACAGCGAGTTCACGATGCGTGCCGAGCGCGCCGGCATCGAGCGCTGGATCGCCCCGGACGCACGTCTCTTTAACCGGTTCACGGTTGACGGGGACGGCATCTTCGCACCCCGCAATCAGCGCTTGTTCTCGTTCCGCTCGGCAAACTACGCGCGGCCTCTGGTCTACATCATTGACACTTATTGCCCGGGCGCGCTGAAGGCGCGGGCCCTAGTGCGGTACTTTGTGAAATACGTGAAAGATCCGAGCGACCGGATGTGGTCGCGCCTCCTGCGGATCGTGCGGCTGATCGATACCCCCGCAGCTGACCGTCGGGTCATCCGCGGCGACTTCTTCCCGCCCTCAGACGCCGACCTGCGTGCCGCCGAGGATCTGGAGATCCTACTCAGCCTATCGGAGCCAGCGTTCCTGGCGCTGCTCTATCCGATCCTGCTCCGACGGCTGGAGTTTGTCGCGGAGCACGCGCGGCAAACCGAGGCGCTTCGCTCCGGCGGCGACCGGCGGAACATCATCCGCGAGATCCTCGCGCGTCCCGAGGCGCGCTACGCCCGGCACGTGCGGACGGCGTTCCTGTCAGCCTACCTCGACGGGGAGGAGGAACCGGCCGCAGCCCTGTCCCCTGGGCAACGGCGCCTGTTGGTCGCTTCCATCGGGACGGGCCGGCTGCCGAGCCGAGCCGAGGCGAGAGCCCTTAGCCAGGGAACCGCGGGTCTCGATCAGGATGTCCCGGGTGCGGAGGCGCTCACCGTGTACATGAACGTCGACGTTCTTTGCATGGCGGTGACTGACCCGAAGGCGGCTACGGGCGTCCATCGCTATGTGCACAACGTGATGCAGGAACTTGCCCGCGACGCACGGATCGATCTGCGGCTGTTCCATGCGCCGCAACTCGAGGACAGCGCAGCCGCGCTGCGGGCGGGAAACTTCGCGCAGACCACGTTCGCCAAGCCCGGCCTGCGGCCCCGGTCCGGCGTGGCCTTCTATCCCTATTTCCCCTTCGCGGGCGTGGACCCGCGTTTTGAGGGGCTGCCACAGGTCTTCACGGTTCACGACCTGTTCCCGCTCACGAATCCGAACTGGTTCTCAAAGGTGGCGGTCTCCAAGTTCAACGCACAGTTGCGCTACCTCGCCGACGCCGACCACGTCCTGTGCGTCTCGGCGGCTACGGAAGAGGCCCTGCGCGCCACATTTCCGACGTTGCCGGCCACATCGTCCGTCGCCCATCACGGTGTGGCGCAGCCGTCCGGGAGCGGCAGGACGGCCGGGTCGGCGCACCCCGTGACGGCTGACGGGGCGCCGTACTTCATCTGCGTCGGGACAATCGAGCCCCGAAAGAACTTGCGTACGGTTATCGCGGCGATGCGGCACCTAAGAGCCGCATCCGTTCAGGATCTCCGCATGGTCGTGGTCGGTCAGGCGGGCTGGTCAGTTACGGCTGAGGGACTAACCGATCTTGCGGGCGCCGACGCGGATCGCATAACGTTCCTCGGCCGTGTGCCGGACGAGCAGCTCTGGGACCTCTACGCTGGCGCGGTCTGCACGGTCTTCCCATCGCTCGCGGAGGGCTTCGGCCTGCCGATCGTCGAGTCCTTCGCTTGCGGCACGCCCGTCGTCACGTCCGACGGGTCGAGCATGGCCGAGATCGCGCGCTCGGGCGCGATCCTGGTCGATCCGACCGATCCGGCCGCCATCGCGGCGGCGGTGGAGCGGCTGGCCACCGACGCCACCTTGCGCGCCGCACTGGCGCGGGAGGCGGAACTGCGCAGCCGGCAATTCAGCTGGGAGGCCTGCGCGGCGCGTCATGTCGAGGCGTTCATGCGGGTCGCGGGCCTTAATACGACGCTGGTGCCGGAGAAAAATTTGCTGACGTTCGGCAGAGGGGCCGCCGCTGCCGCGGCACGATCGGAAGGAATCCTCGTTCAGTGA
- a CDS encoding glycosyl hydrolase family 28-related protein, with protein MPITATNCVPHRNSGTYVPDHGARQAETIRFALLFLICLTAILPAEALDASSTALTRTDLAKVDPLALGSAIILSGFVSPSDRGAGCMLVRGSSGGPNAVRDGAGGWWQAPMGHPMDVTCFGAKMDGKTDDSAAVQAAIAAATLSGAGGQVLIPGGRIRLGA; from the coding sequence ATGCCCATCACGGCAACCAATTGTGTGCCGCACCGGAACTCAGGAACGTACGTGCCAGACCACGGCGCGAGGCAGGCCGAGACGATTCGCTTTGCGCTCCTCTTCCTGATCTGTCTGACCGCAATCCTGCCGGCCGAGGCCCTCGATGCCTCCTCGACCGCACTGACCCGTACGGATCTCGCGAAGGTCGATCCCCTCGCCCTCGGTTCGGCAATAATCCTGTCGGGTTTTGTGAGCCCGAGCGATCGTGGTGCGGGTTGTATGCTCGTACGAGGCTCATCCGGCGGCCCGAACGCCGTCCGGGACGGGGCCGGAGGTTGGTGGCAGGCTCCCATGGGCCACCCGATGGACGTGACCTGCTTCGGAGCCAAGATGGATGGCAAGACCGACGACAGTGCAGCGGTGCAGGCTGCGATTGCCGCAGCCACGCTGTCAGGGGCGGGCGGTCAAGTGCTCATCCCAGGCGGCAGGATCCGCTTGGGGGCGTGA